From Sardina pilchardus chromosome 9, fSarPil1.1, whole genome shotgun sequence, a single genomic window includes:
- the LOC134092381 gene encoding calglandulin-like yields the protein MANKLTPEQITEYKGVFEMFDEEGNGDVKTQELERLMSLMGINPTKRELGQMAKDVDKNGKGTFNCDSFLGLMALYLEMTKNQDAELRAAFKVFDKDAKGYIDWNTLKYVLMNAGEPLNELEAEQMMKEADKDGDGTIDYEEFVAMMTGDSFKMS from the exons ATG gcaaacaaactGACTCCAGAACAGATCACAGAGTACAAGGGAGTGTTTGAGATGTTTGATGAGGAGGGAAATGGAGATGTGAAGACTCAGGAGCTGGAGAGGCTCATGAGTCTGATGGGCATTAACCCCACTAAGAGGGAGCTTGGCCAGATGGCCAAAGATGTGGACAAAAATG GCAAAGGAACTTTCAATTGTGACAGCTTCTTGGGATTGATGGCCTTGTACCTTGAGATGACAAAGAACCAGGATGCAGAGCTCCGGGCTGCTTTCAAAGTTTTTGATAAAGACGCAAAGGGCTACATAGACTGGAACACACTGAA ATATGTACTGATGAATGCAGGGGAGCCCCTGAATGAGCTGGAGGCAGAACAGATGATGAAGGAGGCGGACAAAGATGGCGACGGAACCATTGATTACGAAG AGTTTGTGGCTATGATGACGGGAGACTCATTCAAGATGAGCTAA